In Ovis canadensis isolate MfBH-ARS-UI-01 breed Bighorn chromosome 15, ARS-UI_OviCan_v2, whole genome shotgun sequence, the genomic stretch caaaggccctgaggtgagaTCCTTCTTGGTTTGTTAAAAGAATAGTAAGGGAACAAGTATACGTGGAACAGAGTgagcaaataaaaagagaaaaaaactgcaATCAGGAAGGTGTTTGGGGAGTGATGGATCAATTGGAGTAGGTTAtggtaactcattccagtattcttgcctattaAAATAGATATGAGTATGGATTATATTTTCAGTGGAATTGTGAAAATTTGAGGCAAGACCtaataaattttatatcatttaatttaATTCAGTGTTATTCACAATGGAGTCTTAAGACCATAAAAGAGATTTTGTACTTCAAATGCCTAACTTATTCACAAAGGTATAAGtgactccctggggagaaaaTAGTTCAATTATCTCAGTGAAAAATAAGTGGATGTCTTAATTTCGGGTTAGTATATTTCAGGCTTTCATTTTTTAGTGTTTTGCAAAGATGATTAAATCTCAAGAGCATCATCACAATCTTAATAATCTGACCCTCAGCCTCAAATTCAGAAGTAGCGTCTTATACTCTTTGTTGAATTAATTAACCATATCTTAAATCTGTCACAGCTGAGTTCCTTATGCCACTTCCATTTTCATCAAAGCTAGAAATTTCACGCTGCAGGGAAAGCAAATTGTATTCCTCCAAaagccaataaataaaattacacttATAAACACCACTACTTTCAGTGAGTATGTCTTAAGGACAGCAGGTAAGATGTTTTAATTTATCTCTAAGTGGTTagatagagaaagcttcaaaGAGGATTCAAAAAGCATTCAAGGAATTAAGACAAAAAcctctcagtgctctgtgacaaccaggAGGGACAGGGTTGACAGGAGGGAGGCTCAGCATGGAGGGGACACACATgtgcctatggccgattcatactgatgtaggcaaaaaccatcacaatattgtaaagtacttatcctccaattaagataaataaacaaaaaatttaaaaacactgtaCCTCTAAATTGCAATATGTCTGAAACACTGAATTTATGGTTAGCAACTaaactaacaatttttttttagaagaaaggGGTTTAGGATAACTAATAAGAGATGAGGATTTTATAGAATATTCAACCCatgcatacacatacaaacacacatgtacacatgcatctctctgtgtatatctgtgtgttttTGTGGTgtaagcagctgctgctgctaagtccctccagtcatgttccactctgtgcggctccatagatggcagcctaccaggctcccccatccctgggattctccaggcaagaacactggagtgggttgccatttcctcctccaatgcatgaaagtgaaaagtgaaagtgaagtctctcagtggtgtctgactcttcgcgaccccatggactgcagcctaccaggctcttccatccatgggattttccaggcaagagcactggagtggggtgccattgccttctcatgtATGAAGCAGGGAAATTTCATTAATTTTGTGCAGAAAGAGTGCCAAAGTACTTGGCAtatttaatacactgtgtagtacattaaataaaatcattttctgcTCTTATATGCACACTTTGAGAAACTACTGCAGTTGTCAGcctttatctatctatatatacatgaacatatgtaaatacacacatacaagaTCATATATGTCATATagaatataattccatttatatcatatatatatagataatgtgtatatatatgtatatatataaagtgggGATCTACAAAATGGCTGTGAATTTTTTAAGTGTGTATTTTACAGGGTGGAATTAAACTGATTTTAGAGAAAGAACGGTCAGTTAAAGGACTATTCTAGTAATCAAGTGAAAGATGATGTTGGCTTGAGCCTTCATGGTAGAAATAAAGATGGAAGGAGGTAGTTGTTTTGTTGATTgagatattttgaaaatagagATAACATAATTATCTGATAGACTAGTTACATAGTGTGTGAGAAAGCAAAGAGATAAATTTCTtcaatatttatttgcttttatttattttttatttgaacacATGGAAGTAGAGAGTTGTCACTGACTTCAGACAGAGAATGTTATGTTTGGGAAAATTAAAGGAAGACATGAGCAAATTAGCTTTGAGTCAGGTTGAGCCAGTATTTGATATTAATGTGAAAATGTGAGTAACTGATTGCATTATAAGTCTGGAATTTGGGAAAGAGGTCAGGGCTGAAATAATTTCAGGAGCTGTAAATATATAGATAGTATTTATAGTCATGAGACTGAATAAGATCATGAAGGTAGagtgtaaatagaaaaaaaaaaagaagatcacaAAATAATGAGTTCTGAGCTACTCCAATCTTAACAGTCAGAGAAAAGAGGAATaaacaaagaaggctgagaaggAGCAACCCATATGGTAGCAGAAAACTCAGAATGTCGTGTCCTGGAAGACAAGAGATGGTAGCTTTTCAAGTGGTAGTCAGCAATTAACTCTGCCAAATATTACTTATAGATCAGGAAGATGAAGACTGAGAACTGGCCACTGAATCCGGCAGCATAAAGGACCCTGACAACCTCCACAAGAACAGTTTCTGTGGAGTGATGGGGGGAAAGTTTGATTAGAGTGGGCttaaaagaaaacagggaaaaaactgaactgaattcaggaAGTATTATATATCCAAGTATGtcttggagatatatatatggagaaggcgatgacaccccactccaggactcttggctggaaactcccatggagggaggagcctggtaggctgcagtccatggggtcagagagagtcagacccgactgaacgacttcactttcacttttcactttcatgcgttggagaaggaaatggcaacccactccagtgttcttgcctggagaatcccagggacgggggagcctggtgggctcccgtctatggggtcgcacagagtcggacatgactgaagcgacttagtagtagtagtagtgtgtGTCTTTTATACACAAAAATTGCAAAACTCATCCAAACACATTTTTGTCCTTTCATAGTATTAAAAGTGATGGTGAACTTCTTTATTTTTGCCAAAGATTTCAGCCACATAGTATAAAGCGGGGTACAAAGATGTTGCATAGAGATTTTGGTCTTCAAGGAAAATTAAAGATCTCAAAGCATGAAATTAAGGTTATGCCCTTGAGGGAACAAAATCTATCTTAATTGGattataagaatttaaaaaaaataccctagGGAATATTCCTAAGAAACACTATAAATCTTCCCaccttgttttagaaaatatagtAAGTCAGTTTTACAGGTAAGTCATTTTTCTACATTTGTTCACTaaaaatatggtttttattttgtgtgaAAATTAATATTCTCATTgatattgaaaaaattatttcatcatttgtacttgtttttttctattcataTGTTAACATTTCATAGCATCTCTGAAAAATCAAGTATTATATACAGGCTCTTCTGATGTATATgtgaaaactaaatttaaaaagcctTAAGGTGAAATTCTTGAGGCATAATGTTTCCAGTCATATCGTactttcacaaaaaaaaaaaaaaacaacaaaaaacagaaatataattccAGCTGGGAGCTAAGTCCACATTTAAGTATTATCCTAATGTGCTTTCCTAAACAAATATATTCAGAGGTGtgccagttttaaaaaataatacaatattgtaaagtaattaacctccaattaaaataaataaatttatattaaaaagaaaacaaataaaaaggagTGGAAACAAATTCCTCTTCAgatatttgaattcttttttttaagttttatttttactttattttactttacaatagtatattggttttgccatacatttacatgaattCTTTATTTACCATTCAAATTCTATCTTCTCAGGTTTTCTTTGAATGACCATCTAAAAGCATTCCgcctttaattttcttcatagtGTTTTCTTCTAATTGACATACTGCTGTAAACATTTGCCTATGTGCTCAATATCTATTACCTCTCTTACAATATATGGTTCACCAGGATAGGTAATTTGCTCACTCATGTAACCCCAGAagctagaacagaaaaaaaaaaaaaaaagcctctgtaAATaaggagtgggtgaatttaaaaagcagaaagaacaaTTCTTCATTCTGTACCTTCTTAGTCATATGTCAAGAAATGCATCTACTAATTAAATGTCTTCTGAATTAATTTAAGCTAGACAAATATGGGTTTCAGGAGAAAATGCTGGACTGAACATGTCTCCTAATGTGTGTTGAAAACAATAGTGTATCAGAGGTGCAGGGACCATAGGAACTGCATCCTTCATTTGTCCATTTGAATGATACCACGGACCTGCTGCTTTCCAGACctggttttcattcttttcactttctttttcacagaatttgaaaaaaaaaaaaaaaaaaccaaattggAGTTTTCCAAGAAAACAGGTTTAATTATATACGTGTATACACGATTTACAAATAAGGAGAAAGAATGTGTGAGTTTGTGAATGTGTGTTTCcagtatatatatagaaaaatatatcgCAAAGAGATAAGGTGCAAATATTTACACAGACGCTCTGATGCATTGGTTGAGAAGAGTAATTTCCTTATAGAGAcatagattaaaagtaaatgatGAAAGAATGGATTAAATGCAGAATCAGGATCAGATAGAATTCTTCACTTTACCACTTTCAGTTTTTAAGGGATGAGACTATGTCTTCCCCTAACCACACTGCAGTGACTGAGTTCATCCTCCTGGGACTCACAGACGACCCAGTGCTGCAGAAGGCCCTGTTTGGGGTGTTCCTGGTGATCTACCTAAGCACACTGGCAGGGAATCTGGGCATGATCGTGCTGATCAGGACCAATCCCCACCTGCagacccccatgtacttcttcctcagccATCTCTCCTTTGTAGACCTTTGCTATTCCTCCAATGTCACTCCAAATATGCTGCACAATTTCCTCTCAGACCGGAAGACCATCTCCTACGCGGGATGCTTCACACAGTGTCTCGTCTTCATCGCCCTGGTGATCACggagttttatctccttgcttcAATGGCCTTGGACCGCTACGTAGCCATCTGCAgccctctgctgtacagcaccAGGATGTCCAAGGACGTTTGCATCTTTCTAGTCACAGTCCCTTATACTTGTGGATTCTTCAATGGTCTCTCTCAGGCGCTGCTGACTTTCCGCTTGTCCTTTTGTGACTCCCGGGAAATCAACCATTTCTACTGTGCTGATCCTCCTCTGATAATGCTGGCCTGCTCTGACACCTATGTCAAAAAGATGGCGATGTTTGTGGTTGCTGGTTTCACGCTGTCAAGCTCCTTGTTCATCATTCTCCTGTCTTATGTTTTCATTGTTGCCTCTATCTTGGCGATCCGTTCTGTGGAAGGCAGGCACAAGGCCTTTTCTACCTGTGGTTCCCACCTGACAATAGTCACTCTATTTTATGGAACCCTCTTCTGTATGTACTTGAGGCCTCCAACTGAGAAGTCTGTAAAGGAGTCCAAAATATTTGCAGTCTTTTATAGTTTTTTGAGCCCGATGTTGAACCCACTGATCTACAGTATGAGGAACAAGGATGTGATCCAAGCCATGCAGCAAATGATAAAGAGAAACCTTTCATAAAATTGCACTTTAAGCATCTGTTCATTTGATATGACTAAGTGTCCATAACAGCCttgtgttttacttttcttttattttaaatttttattttcacttcattttactttacaatactgtattggttttgccatatattgacatgaatccaccacgggtgtacatgagttctcaaacatgaaccccttctcccccctcccaccccatatcatctctctggatcatccccgtgcaccagccttgTGTTTCAGAGATTAGAAATGAGTAACACAGAACTCTAACTGTGATAGAATTCcaggttctatttttattttatttatttattttatttatttatttatttatttatttttttgaggatcAGGATCATTTAGTCATTGGGACATGATATATAGCAATCTCTTCTTTTTGTTAAGCAAAGAGATGTGTTTCACTCTTAGCCAACAGAATATTCTGATGTCAAGATTTATATCCAGttagaaaaatgtgttttaaaatcattGTAAAGTACTTAACATTTTGCCTAATTTTTATAGTCTTGAAAACCACTGTGGCTTTTAGGAACCAAATTTAAACTCAGTCTTTGCAATTCTTAAtccaatggttttttttttaatttatttattttaattagaagttaattactttacaatattgtattggttctgccacacatcaacatgaatccaccatgggcgtacacgtgttccccatcttgaaccgccctcccacctccctccccataccatccctccaggtcatcccagtgcaccagccccaagcctatTTGGAGTCTCTCATTTTTCAATATTCAACTTATTGACCTCTATTTGTGATTTATGTTTTTGTACTTTGGGTGAAACTCACCTCAGAAATTCTTGAGAGTATAAATCAACATGTATGAAAATAATCATAAGTAACACAATTACAGTTGAATTCTCACTTTTATGTTATTATGCGTTGGTGAagtgaagggaagtcgctcagttgtgtccgactctttgcgaccccattgactgtagcctaccaggctcctctgtccatgggattttccaggcaatagtcctggagtggattgccatttccttctccaggggatcttcccaacccagggatcgaacctgggtctcccacgttgtagactgacactttactgtctgagccaccaaggaagtctattATGCATTAAATCCTAACAAATGAACTAGTGCAGAAATGGTCATCTCCATTTATAAGTTTTACTTTGTTAGGCACAGAGAGACTAAATGACCTACCCAAAGTCATTCAGCCACTTAGTAGCAGAAAGGCAATTTGATTCcaaattctctctcttttcataTTGAATTGGCTAAACCTCTTTTGTGTGCATgataagttacttcagttgtgtctgactctttgtgaccttatgcactatagcccaccaggctcgtctgtccatgggattctcacggcaagaatactggagtgggttgccatgccctcctccagaggaccttcctaacccaggaatcagagcctcatctcttgcctctcctgctttggcaggtgggttctttagcgctagcaccacctgagaagctcagCTAAACCTCTTATTATACAACAAATACTGGATGGGATGTTGAGGGTAATGAGTTGACCAGGTCATTGCTATAAATGATCATGGTGATTGTAATGAGAGCAAGATAACTAATAACAGGTAATGTGAATTTCTTCTTCATGTCATTAGGATAATTTGTGGGTAATATAGTCTTGTTGTTCCATGTAAAGCAGGCAATTTTGATATGCGGAATATTTATTTTGACTGTatgttatgaatatatttttcagattataaaaCACACATGTTCATTATAAAtgactagaaaataaaaacagatgtgAAGAAATAACTTTTATGAGTTATGTGCTCTAAACAAAGGAATGAattctcttgtgtttttaaatatctCTTCTCAATAATTTTTgtacatatattattataattgatAAAGCAAAATTGGAGTCATGTGCTATATATAAACCTTGAGTTTCATTTGATAGTATAAGGTTTACATTTCAAAGATATTATTTTTGATGAACACCACTTTTAATGCAGTTAATATTAACAAATCACACTAACTTAGTTACAAAAATAATTGAACATATTAATtgtagaaaaacaaatactgaaaatatataaaacatgttttccctgtatactttaaaaatttatttatttactttaattggaggctaattaatttataatattgtagtggattttgccatacattgacatgaatcagccatgagtgtacatgcgttccccatcctgaactcaccttccacctccctccacatctcatccctctgggtcatcccagttcaccagccccgagcaccctgcctcatgcattgaacctggactggcgatctcttTCACATATCATAATATACATGTTCCaaagctattctctcagatcatcccacccttgtcttctcccgcagagttcaaaagtctgttctttacatctgtctctgtctcacatatagggtcataaTTACCatcatttctaaattccatatatatgtatacatatgtgcattaatatactgtattggtgtttttctttctgacttacttcactctgtataataggctccagttcatccacctcattagaactgattcaaatgcattctttttaatagctgaggaatactccattgtgtatatgtaccacagctttcttatccattcatctgccaatggacatctaggttgcttccatgtcctggctattgtaaacactgctgcgatgaacactggggtacacgtgcctctttcaattctggtttcctcagtgtgtatgcctagcattgggattgctgggtcatatggcagttctatttccagttttttaagaaatctccacactgttctccatagtggctgtactagtttgcattcccatgaacagtgtaagagggttccattttctctgcaccctctccagcatttattgcttgtagactttttgacagcagccattctgaccggcacaCAGTGGTACCTCATTGGCTTCAGTTTCTTGTTGGTTCCTGAAAGTGTCCATACCCAGTTCATTGTCACAAAGGTATCTTTCTAAGGAAACTCGCTATATGGCAGCTTACCTCAAATCCAGAGAGAAAGAGATATTGCTGGCAAGACAAAAGTCACAGTTTAATATAGCCTAATTATGGAAGTGACATCCATCATCTTTGCCACGTCTGtgtaccttctccagcatttattgtttgtagactttttgattgcagccattctgactggcgtgagatggtacctcatagtggttttgatttacatttctctgataatgactgatgttgagcgtcttttcatgtgtttattagccatctgtatgttttctttggagaaatgtctgtttagttctttggcccattttttgactgggtcatttatttttctggaattgagctgcaggagttgcttatatatttttcagattaatgCTTTctcagttgcttcctttgctattattttctctcattctgaaggctgtcttttcaccttacttattgtttccttctttgtgcacaacattttaaatttaattaggtacaatttgttcatttttgcttttatttccactactctgggaggtgg encodes the following:
- the LOC138420664 gene encoding olfactory receptor 5M10-like; the encoded protein is MSSPNHTAVTEFILLGLTDDPVLQKALFGVFLVIYLSTLAGNLGMIVLIRTNPHLQTPMYFFLSHLSFVDLCYSSNVTPNMLHNFLSDRKTISYAGCFTQCLVFIALVITEFYLLASMALDRYVAICSPLLYSTRMSKDVCIFLVTVPYTCGFFNGLSQALLTFRLSFCDSREINHFYCADPPLIMLACSDTYVKKMAMFVVAGFTLSSSLFIILLSYVFIVASILAIRSVEGRHKAFSTCGSHLTIVTLFYGTLFCMYLRPPTEKSVKESKIFAVFYSFLSPMLNPLIYSMRNKDVIQAMQQMIKRNLS